The region ACCCCCATAAAGACTGCATATCTTAAGCTGCAACGGGCGGGTCAAAAAGAGAAATCCTTTGCCCACCCAAACTCTATTTCGTAATTTAACCCAGGCCTCATCGGAGATGCGAGAAGATGTTTTTTTCGCACTCTCCGTGATTTCATCTTTAGTGGTTTCTCCTAGGAGCCTTTTATGCGGTACGCTCCCTCAGTCGGCTGTCGTTCTCTGGTCGCGCTGTCCCTATCCCTGGCGTTCGGCGCGTGCGCGTATTCGATCCCCGAGGTAAGCCCTGCGGACATTCCTAGCATCCGTCAGCAGCTCTCCGCAAACCCTCTCGACACGGACCTCCAAGTCCAGTTGGGAATGGCGCTCTTCAAAACGAACGACTTTGAAGGCTCGCGAATGACCCTGCAGGCTGCTGTGGACTCCGGAAACCAATCCGGCCCCGGGCTACTCTACCTAGGCATGGTACATGAGGAGCTGCACAATTGGTCCGCGGCTAGTGACGCGTACAACCAGTACCTCAACGTAGGACGGTCCGAGGAATTGAAGAACGAACTGCGCAACCGTCTCCAGTTCGTCGCGCAGAACATGCTGCAGGAGCGGTCGCAGACCGCCTTGGCGAACGAGTCGCAGCTTCTCACGACGGCGCCGACGCCTCGGTCGGTGGCGGTCATGCCGTTCGCGTTCAACTCCACGGACGCCAACCTCGAGCCGCTGATCTATGCCCTAGCGGACATGATGACAACGGACTTCGCCGTTTCCAACGCGCTCATCGTATTGGAGCGTGCCCAGATCCAATCGCTCCTGGACGAGATCGGGATGAACGAGGCAGGCTATTCCGAGCCAGGCACCGGCGCACGCGCTGGCCGCCTACTTCAGGCTGAGCACGTCGTACAAGGAGTCCTCACTCCGGCGGGCGACCAAATCGCCGTCTCGCAGGACGTGCTGAACGTGGCAAGCGCATCTTCGGCCGGTCAGGTCAACGAGGCAGCGGCGCTGGAAAACATCTTCGATATGGAGAAGCAACTCGTCTTCCGCACCATCCAGGAAGTGCTCGGAGTGACGCTCACCCCCGGTGAGCAGCAGCAAATTCTTGACAACCGCACGGACAACCTGCTGGCGTTCCTCGCCTACGGGCGCGGACTTCGTGAGAAGGACAACGGGAACTATGCGGCCGCACAGGCTGAGTTCGAGCAGGCGCAGCAACTCGACCCTAGCTTCAGCGCTGCGGCAACCGAGGCTCAGGAATCGCAGGTGATGGACGAAGCTGCCGCCACAACGACAGCCCAGATCGCAACGACCGCGTCGTCGACCGGTGAGACAGGTTCTGGCGGATCAGTAGCTCCGCCACCAACAACGACCACGACGGGTGCGACCACCGGCGGAGGGACGACAACTGCCACGTCGCAGACGCTGAGTGAGGCTTCCAACGCGGTCAATCCAACCCGGACCTCAGGGACCCTCGACCTCGGCTCAACTACGAGTAGTGACAACACAGCGGCGACCACGACCGGTGAGGACCGCAGCGATGCAGCTCAAGAGTCTCAAGGCCAAGAAAGCGTGACGACAGTTGCACAGGCTCAGATTCGCATCGTCATCCTGAGACCGGGCAGAGGTGGCCAATGATCGCCCGGACACTGAAGGCCGGTATCGCAGCGGCCTTCGTAGCCGCGGTCTTAGCGGTCCCAGCTTCGGCGCAAAACAGCACGATGGGCGTCGGGTCCAATTTTATGGGCTACACGTTCGATGCTGGCTTGGGCGCGGACGCGGTTCAACTTTTTATGGTCCCGGTCGCCGTGCGGTTCCCGATCACCGACGCGATTTCGGTGGACCTCTCGACCGCTTGGGCTCAGGGCGAGATCGAGCGCGACAACACCCGCTTTACGATGTCCGGGGTGACCGACACCCACCTGAAGCTCTCTTATTCAGTGACGCCTTGGGCACTGCTTAGCTTCGGCGCAGGCATCCCCACCGGCAATTCTACCCACACTGGAGAGGAAGCCATCGTTGCGTCCGTGCTCGCCACGGACCTATTGGGTTTCCGCGAAACCACGTGGGGAAGCGGTTCCGGGTTCACGTCGGCCCTGGCCACTGCCGCCCGAGTCGGCGGATGGGGAGTCGGGTTCGCCGGAGCCTATTCGGTGCGCGGAGAGTTCGAACCGAGTACAGACCTCGATTTGTCATACCGGCCGGGCAATGAGACCCGAATCCGGGTGGGCCTCGATCGGAACATCGGTACGAATACGCTCACGCTTGGTGCGACATTCCGGCAGTACGAATCGGACCAGGCGGACGGGATCAACCTCTTCCAGGCAGGCAATCGACTCCGCTTCGACGCAACGTATGCGTTCCGCGCAGGTTCTGGAGTATGGACAGTGTATGCTGCAGACGTGATTCGTGAGACTGGCGACCTGACCCTTTCCATCGTGGACAACATTGGAGCGATCGTCGGGGACACCGCGATCGCAACGCCGAAGCAGAACATGCTCGTCGTTGGCGTGATGGGTTCGATCCAGGTCGGCGGTGGCTTCGCATTCCGTCCTCACATCGACCTCAGACTGCAAGACCGTACGGAACCCGACGGCACGGACCCCGGCTCAGGTTGGATGCTGGCCGCAGGTGGAGATCTCCCCATGCGTCTTTTCGGTGGCTACGATTTCTTCCCCAAGCTACGCATTCTCTACGGCTCTATCATCGACGCCACCGGGGCCGGAGTGGACGTCATGGGGGCTGAGTTCTCAGGTACCGTCCGATGGATATTCTGACGGGGGAGTAACCTCCCCCGCCTCGCATCTCCGAGCTCTCGCGGACTTTCGGGGATAGCCGCTAGTATGGGCGTCCGGCTTCAAAGCCGGATGCCCATTTTCTTTGGTGGCACGTCTGCCCGGCCAGGCCATGAATCTGAACATCAAACGCATCGCCGTGAACACCGGCGGGGGGGATGCTCCCGGCCTCAACGCCGTCATCCGCGCAGTTGTTAGGGCGGCGGAGCAGATGGACTGGGAGGTCCTCGGGATCAAGGACAGCTACGACGGGCTGTTCGAGGAAGACGGGGTCGTCACCTTGAACCGCCGGTCCGTCCGGGGGATCACGCACCTCGGAGGCACGATCCTCGGCACGACGAACCGGGGGAACCCACTGAAGTGGCCCATCCGCGCCGACGGCGGCGCCGTTACGTACATGGACCGGTCGCAAGAGGTGGTCGATGCCCTGGAGCGACTCGAGGTCGACGCTCTGATCTCAATTGGCGGCGACGGCTCGCTCGAGATCGCACACGCACTCTCTCAGAAGGGCCTCAAGGTCGTCGGGGTCCCGAAGACGATCGACAATGACCTCGAGGCCACGAGTGTGACCTTCGGCTTCCATACCGCAGTCGACACGGCCACAGACGCGATTGGAAAGCTCCACTCCACCGCGGAATCACATCAGCGAGTCATGGTCGTCGAGGTGATGGGCCGGAACGCCGGTTGGATCGCGCTGTCGTCAGGCGTCGCGGGAACTGCGGATGTCATCCTGATCCCGGAGATCCCCTACGACATGGATATCGTCTGCGAGAAAATTCAGGATCGCTACGCCAGCGGGCGAGAATTCGCGATTGTGGTCGTCGCGGAAGGGGCCTTCCCCAAAGGCAGCAAGCCTCTGTTCAAACAGGAAGACGACGGCCAGAAACGACTGGGTGGAATGGCAGAGCAGGTAGCCCATGATATTCATGAGCGGACCGGCAGGGAGACGCGGCACCTCGTCCTAGGCCACCTCCAGCGCGGTGGCGGCCCCAACTCTTATGACCGCTTGCTGGCGCTCCGCTTTGGAGCTGCAGCGGTCAAGCTGGTGATGGACGGCTGTTTCGGGTGCATGGTCGCGCTCAATCCGCCCAAAGTGCTCGCCGTTCCGCTGGAACAGGCGATAGCGAGAATAAAGACTGTCCCCTTGGACAGCGACATCATCGAAACTGCGCGGGCCGTTGGCACTTGCATGGGAGATTGAAGAGAAAATGAAGAGAGTCACAAACGGTCTATTGGCCGCGCTCGTCGCAGTTTGCACTCCTGCCCTCGTCAGCGCGCAAAGTGTGGCGGACCACGTACCTGAGGTCGTCCGGAGCGAACAGTTCGAGCTGTCCATTCGGAACATCATGCGCGCCGAGGAGAACGTCGGCGTTGCCCCGGGGCAGATCCGATGGACGGACGACTCCGAATGGATCTACTTCAGTTGGCGACCCGGAGGCATGGCCTGGGACGCGCCGCGCTCCAGCTACCGCGTCAGCGCGGACGGCGGCGAGCCCGAAATCGTCAATGGAGAGACCATGCGCGAGATGGCACCTCTGTTGGCCGGAGGGGATATCTCTGCCGATCAGCGATGGCGCATCTCGTCCGTCAGCGGAGATCTGTACTTGGTCGATCGACGGTCGATGAATGTCCGCCGCTTGACGCACACCGCGGACGGGGAGGGTCAACCAATTTTCTCGTCCGATGGCGAGTCGATCCTCTTCCAGCGTGGCGGGAATCTGTTCCGACTGGGGATTGAATCCGGGACCTTGGAGCAACTCACGCGAGTGGCCAACGGACCCGCACCTCGAGACGAAGAAGACGCCGAGGGCCAGCGGGGCTTCTTGGAAGACCAGCAGCTCGAATTGTTCGCGCATATCCGCAGGGATGCTGTGCGTCAGGCTCGTCAGGACTCGATCCGCGAAGCAGGGTCGATCGGTGAGCCAGAGCAGATCTATGTGGGGGCCGGAGAGCGCGCCCAAGGCATGACCCCAACCCGCACGGGCGAGTACGCCCTACTCCGAGCGGTGAAGCAGTCGCAAGGGTCGAAGCAGACGATCGTGCCCGACTGGGTCACCGATGACGGGTACACGCGGGACCTCACGGTTCGGACGAAGGTCGGGGACGCTCAGGGCGCCCAGCGGATCGGAGTTGTCACCCTCGCCACGGGCGAAGTCACTTGGATCGACCTCGCTCCAGAAGGCTACGAAGGTGAGGGGACGCCCCGGCCGAATAACGCGCAGTGGAACGACGCTGGGACGAAGGCATTTGTTTTCGCCGTTTCCGCAGACAACAAAGACCGGTGGCTTTGGTCTGTGGACGCCGCCACAGGCGAGCGCACGATGCTCGACCATCTACGTGACGATGCATGGGTCGCCGGCCCGTGCTTCGCGTTCTGTGTCGGCTTCGTGCCGGGGACGGACCGCATCTACTACGTGAGCGAAGGATCGGGCTACGCTCACCTCTACGCGGTGAACGCCGACGGTTCGGACAAGCAGGCACTCACGAGTGGAGAGTGGGAAGTACTCTCGGTGGGCATGCCGGAGGATCGGTCCCGCTTCTTCCTGCGCACGAACGAGGGGTCGCCGTTCAACGAGCACCTGTTCTGGATGGACTTCGACGGCTCGGATAGGGAGCAGGTCACGTCAGGAGACGGGCGGTTCGTTGGGACGCTCGCTCCGAACGGGGAGCGCATGGCGGTCGTGCACGACGTGGCTAATCATCCGCCCGAACTCTTCGTCGCAGACGCAGAATCGGGCTCCGAAATGGGACAGATCACCGAGTCGCCCACCGAAGAATGGAGTGGATTCCCGTGGGTCAAGCCGGAGATCCTGAGCTTCGAAGCGGAGGACGGTACGATGGTGCCGGCCAGGATCTATCGGCCGTCGGACATGGGCGCTGAGTCACACGGCGGCGCGGTCATCTTCGTTCATGGCGCTGGATACCTCCACAACGTCCATAACTACTGGTCGTCGTACTACCGCGAATACCAGTTCAATCAGCTGCTCGCCGCGAGTGGCTATACGGTGCTCGACATCGACTACCGGGGCTCTGCCGGATATGGCGCTGAATGGCGGACGGGGATCTATCGGTGGATGGGCGGGAAGGACATGTCCGACCAGGTCGACGGCGCTCGGTATCTCGCTGCGAGTGAAGGCGTCGATCCGGCTCGCATCGGGCTCTATGGTGGGTCCTACGGTGGATTCATCACGCTCATGGGCCTCTTCACCTCCGGAGACACCTTCAAGTCCGGAGCAGCGCTCCGGTCCGTGACCGACTGGGCCCACTACAACCATGGGTACACCAGCAGAATCCTGAATCAACCGCAGGACGACATTGAAGCCTATGAGCAGTCGTCTCCGATCTATTTCGCGGAGAACTTCGGAGCGGATCAGCACCTCGTGATGCTGCACGGCATGGTCGACACCAACGTGCACTTCTCGGACGTGGTCCGATTGTCTCAGAGGCTCATCGAGTTGGGCAAGGAGAACTGGGAGCTCGCGGTCTACCCCGTGGAGGGCCACGGATTCACTGAACCGACATCGTGGACCGACGAGTACCGCCGGATCTACGAGCTTTTCGAACGGACGCTGCGGGAGCCGGGATGCACAGCCGAGGGTGGCTTCTGCACCGTTCGAGGAGCCGGAAACTGACGCGACGACGCTAGGGTCGTGGGGGATAAAGAGAGGGCGCCGACAGTCTTTCCGGCGCCCTCTCTTTTTTTCGCCGGACCTCACTAGGCAGCCGAACGCTCAGCTCCAGCTGAGTCGGTCCTGAGGTCCTGAAGGCGCGGACAGCCGGGATGAGCCCTGAGGCGAAGGCTACGGCCATCCGCACGCCAATCATCGAAGCGGCAATCCCCGGATCCACTAAAGCTGGACTGGCACAGATCCGATCGCGTTGGCGGACGCTCCGTAACGCCCGTCCCGAACGCAAACACGCCACTCACCAAGAGAAAAGCCCGCTCGAATCTCATTCTCATCACCCACTCTTGTAGCGACGGTCCGCCCCGGAGCACCGCGCCATCTCAGCTCGAATTACGACCCATCCGCAGCATGCTTGCGCCATGCGTCGGCCTCCCGGAGCTTCCGTCGCACATCCCGCCGCTTCGGAACTGCCCATGACGCCTGACGACACCGAAACTCCCGCCGACACACGGGCCAGGTTGAAGAACACGCTTATCCGCGTGCTCACGGTCCAGCTTATCGCGCTCGCGATGCTCTGGCTCCTCCAGATGCGTTACCACGTCTAAGGGAGTCCGACCGTGCACTGGATCAATTGGCTCATCGTTGTCGTCTACCTCGCGTACGTCATTATCGATGGTCTCCGGAAGTCCAAAGGGACCGACACCCTCGAAGGGTACTTCCTAGCGAGTAAGAGCCTGCCTTGGTGGGTCGTTGGCCTGTCCGTGATGGCTACCCAGCTATCTGCGATCACGATGATCGGCACGCCCGGCCAAGGTGCGACAGATGGCCTCCGGTTCGTGCAGTTCTACTTCGGCCTTCCGATCGCGATGGTCATTCTCGGGGTCACCCTCGTACCGTTCCTTCATGGGTCGGGTGTCTACACAGCGTACGAGTACCTGGAGAGCCGGTTTGACACCAAGACCCGCTCCCTCACCGCGTTCCTCTTCCTGCTTTCCCGTGGGATGTCAGCCGGGACGATCATGGCTGCCCCAGGAGTGGTGCTGAGCGCGGTATTCGGGATCCCACTCGTGTGGAGCGTTCTGCTGATCGGTGTTCCAACCGTGATCTACACGATGATCGGGGGCGTCCAGGCGGTGGCCTGGGCAGACGTCAAACAGATGGTGCTCATCATGATCGCCTTGTTGGGCATCATGGTGGTTCTCGTCATGCAAATGCCGGTCACTCCTGACGACGCGCTGCGCATTGCTGGCTCGACTGGGAGGCTCAAGACGTTCGACTTTTCGTTCAATCTGAACGAGACGTACACGTTCTGGTCGGGCATCATTGGCGGGACATTCCTCATGCTGTCGTACTTTGGAACGGATCAGAGCCAGGTTCAGCGCTACCTGACAGCAAAGTCCGTGGACGAGGCGCGCAGTTCGCTACTCATGAGCGCCTACTGGAAGATCCCGCTCCAAGCGCTGGTGCTCATGGTCGGTGTGATGATCTTCGTCTACTACCAGTTCGTGCAGCCCCCGTTGCTCTTCAACCCGGCCCACGAAGAGGCTGTCGTAGCCGAACGCGGGGCGGCCTACGACGCCCTGCAAGACCGGTACGACGACATTTTTACACTTCGTGAGCAGGCGGCGATGTCGGTCGCAGATGCCGGAGACGACGCAACAGCGGCGACCGCCATGGAAGCGTTCGTCGCTCGCGAAGCGGATATGCAGGTCATCCGCGGTGAGGCCCTCGTGATGGCCGAGGAGGTCACGGGCGAAGCGTCACGCGACGTGAACTACATCGTCCCACGCTTCGTGCTCTCCGAACTCCCCATCGGACTGACGGGGCTCTTCATAGCCGGCGTGCTCGCCGCGGCCATGTCGAGCATCGCGGCGGAGTTGAACTCACTCGCTACAACGAGTGTGATCGACTTCTACAGACGGTGGTATAAACCCGAAGCCGACGACGCGCACTATCTGAAAATCTCAAAGATCGCGACGGGTTTCTGGGGGCTTTTCGCCTGCGCGGTCGCGACCTACGCGGCGACCCTTGGGTCGCTCATCGAGGTCGTGAATCGGTTCGGGTCGTTCTTCTATGGCTCGATCCTGGGCGTCTTCCTTCTCGCGATGATGCCACGTGCCAAGGGCATGGGAGCGTTCGTAGGACTGCTTTCCGGCATGGGTGTCGTGGCAGCCGTGACCTTCGGGGCACCCGATGTCTCGTTCCTATGGCACAACGTCATCGGTGCGGTGACGGTGGTGGTGGTGGGATTGGTCCTGGGGGGATTGGGCAACGGAGACTCCCAGGAAGCGTAGACCGAGGCGTCCACGGAGAAGAACGGCAGGGTTCGACTTGGGACCGGGCGGTCAGTGACAGAGGGGGACCAGCGGGTCTTTCTCAGCGAGATGCGTGAGTTGATCGCTCAACAAGGTGCGCCGGCAACGGCGACCGACGCCTACTTGGCCACAGTTCAATTTGCTGAGAGGTATCCAGCCTTCGTGACTCTTTCTCACGGACCGCGTGGGTCGATTTGAGTGCAGCGGATCCTCAGCGGCGACAACCTGCGCGGCGAGGGCGAATTCCATCCTCAGAATCTCGGATCCAACACCTGGGACATCTTCGACGGAGGCGGTCGCTACCTTGGCAACCTCACGTTCCCTGGCAAGTATCAGCCGATCCGGTCATCGATGACCGGATCTATAGAATCCCCTGAGATGAATTCGACCCTCAATCGATGAAGGTGTGCCGGGTGGTGACGGGGTGACGCTCGCCGGAGAATCAAAAGGGGGCGTCGCGGAAGCGCCCAGGGGGAGAAGCCCCGCCAAGCGTTCTTCGAGCGCGAGCCCCGCGACGCGACCTACGATACTCCTCGATTCACTCGCCATCAGTAGAAATTCCTCCCTTTCCCTCTGACCTCATCTTCCCATCGCTCGACCCAAATCGACAGCTGAGCGACCACCGCAGCAGGGCGCCCGAACCACATGAGGGGTTCGCCCGGGAGGAAATGATCATCTGGCAGACGTGCTTCGAAGAGCGGGCCGCGAGCAGGCCACCACCACGTCTGCACGGCAACCTCAGCGGCGACATCACCGCCCACCATCTCGATGAACTCCATAGCAGTCTCCGGCTGGGGAGCCCCGAACAACATCGCCACCCCTCGGATAAGCCCAGGCGCGCCCGAATCCGGGTGTCTGTAGTGGAGCCAGTCGGCGTACTCGTGCCTTAGGCGCTCCACTGCGTGGAGCGGCAGCACCGCGGCGACGGCGTCTCCGGTCCCGAGGGCACGCACGGCCTCTTCCTCATCGCTCGCATACATCCCCTGAGTCGCGTCCAGTCTCAGAAGACGATCGAAGCCCTCGATCTCGTCCGTGCCGTCGGCCAGAGACCCTTCGAGCATACCTGTCAGAAACGCAGTTCCATTGTCGCTCAGTGCGGGATCTAGAAAAGCGACTTCGCCGCGCCACCTCGGATGGTAGAGATCCACCCAGTCGCGAGGAGCTCGGGTGAGCTGCGTCAGCTCGCGATTGAACGCAACGACGAATGGAGATACTGCGGCGACCTGCCATCGGTCTTCTGCATCGACTCCGACAATATTC is a window of Longimicrobiales bacterium DNA encoding:
- a CDS encoding CsgG/HfaB family protein; this translates as MRYAPSVGCRSLVALSLSLAFGACAYSIPEVSPADIPSIRQQLSANPLDTDLQVQLGMALFKTNDFEGSRMTLQAAVDSGNQSGPGLLYLGMVHEELHNWSAASDAYNQYLNVGRSEELKNELRNRLQFVAQNMLQERSQTALANESQLLTTAPTPRSVAVMPFAFNSTDANLEPLIYALADMMTTDFAVSNALIVLERAQIQSLLDEIGMNEAGYSEPGTGARAGRLLQAEHVVQGVLTPAGDQIAVSQDVLNVASASSAGQVNEAAALENIFDMEKQLVFRTIQEVLGVTLTPGEQQQILDNRTDNLLAFLAYGRGLREKDNGNYAAAQAEFEQAQQLDPSFSAAATEAQESQVMDEAAATTTAQIATTASSTGETGSGGSVAPPPTTTTTGATTGGGTTTATSQTLSEASNAVNPTRTSGTLDLGSTTSSDNTAATTTGEDRSDAAQESQGQESVTTVAQAQIRIVILRPGRGGQ
- a CDS encoding ATP-dependent 6-phosphofructokinase, giving the protein MNLNIKRIAVNTGGGDAPGLNAVIRAVVRAAEQMDWEVLGIKDSYDGLFEEDGVVTLNRRSVRGITHLGGTILGTTNRGNPLKWPIRADGGAVTYMDRSQEVVDALERLEVDALISIGGDGSLEIAHALSQKGLKVVGVPKTIDNDLEATSVTFGFHTAVDTATDAIGKLHSTAESHQRVMVVEVMGRNAGWIALSSGVAGTADVILIPEIPYDMDIVCEKIQDRYASGREFAIVVVAEGAFPKGSKPLFKQEDDGQKRLGGMAEQVAHDIHERTGRETRHLVLGHLQRGGGPNSYDRLLALRFGAAAVKLVMDGCFGCMVALNPPKVLAVPLEQAIARIKTVPLDSDIIETARAVGTCMGD
- a CDS encoding prolyl oligopeptidase family serine peptidase — its product is MKRVTNGLLAALVAVCTPALVSAQSVADHVPEVVRSEQFELSIRNIMRAEENVGVAPGQIRWTDDSEWIYFSWRPGGMAWDAPRSSYRVSADGGEPEIVNGETMREMAPLLAGGDISADQRWRISSVSGDLYLVDRRSMNVRRLTHTADGEGQPIFSSDGESILFQRGGNLFRLGIESGTLEQLTRVANGPAPRDEEDAEGQRGFLEDQQLELFAHIRRDAVRQARQDSIREAGSIGEPEQIYVGAGERAQGMTPTRTGEYALLRAVKQSQGSKQTIVPDWVTDDGYTRDLTVRTKVGDAQGAQRIGVVTLATGEVTWIDLAPEGYEGEGTPRPNNAQWNDAGTKAFVFAVSADNKDRWLWSVDAATGERTMLDHLRDDAWVAGPCFAFCVGFVPGTDRIYYVSEGSGYAHLYAVNADGSDKQALTSGEWEVLSVGMPEDRSRFFLRTNEGSPFNEHLFWMDFDGSDREQVTSGDGRFVGTLAPNGERMAVVHDVANHPPELFVADAESGSEMGQITESPTEEWSGFPWVKPEILSFEAEDGTMVPARIYRPSDMGAESHGGAVIFVHGAGYLHNVHNYWSSYYREYQFNQLLAASGYTVLDIDYRGSAGYGAEWRTGIYRWMGGKDMSDQVDGARYLAASEGVDPARIGLYGGSYGGFITLMGLFTSGDTFKSGAALRSVTDWAHYNHGYTSRILNQPQDDIEAYEQSSPIYFAENFGADQHLVMLHGMVDTNVHFSDVVRLSQRLIELGKENWELAVYPVEGHGFTEPTSWTDEYRRIYELFERTLREPGCTAEGGFCTVRGAGN
- a CDS encoding sodium:solute symporter, giving the protein MHWINWLIVVVYLAYVIIDGLRKSKGTDTLEGYFLASKSLPWWVVGLSVMATQLSAITMIGTPGQGATDGLRFVQFYFGLPIAMVILGVTLVPFLHGSGVYTAYEYLESRFDTKTRSLTAFLFLLSRGMSAGTIMAAPGVVLSAVFGIPLVWSVLLIGVPTVIYTMIGGVQAVAWADVKQMVLIMIALLGIMVVLVMQMPVTPDDALRIAGSTGRLKTFDFSFNLNETYTFWSGIIGGTFLMLSYFGTDQSQVQRYLTAKSVDEARSSLLMSAYWKIPLQALVLMVGVMIFVYYQFVQPPLLFNPAHEEAVVAERGAAYDALQDRYDDIFTLREQAAMSVADAGDDATAATAMEAFVAREADMQVIRGEALVMAEEVTGEASRDVNYIVPRFVLSELPIGLTGLFIAGVLAAAMSSIAAELNSLATTSVIDFYRRWYKPEADDAHYLKISKIATGFWGLFACAVATYAATLGSLIEVVNRFGSFFYGSILGVFLLAMMPRAKGMGAFVGLLSGMGVVAAVTFGAPDVSFLWHNVIGAVTVVVVGLVLGGLGNGDSQEA
- a CDS encoding substrate-binding domain-containing protein yields the protein MRFEKSFRWCLGLATVAYAATACRPSTDQILVVYSPLPIAVVEYAEERFEEMWANVDVRIVRMDDAEAMERIASGRGDGDVWWGAASATLQRAAADSLLAPYRPSWVEAESNIVGVDAEDRWQVAAVSPFVVAFNRELTQLTRAPRDWVDLYHPRWRGEVAFLDPALSDNGTAFLTGMLEGSLADGTDEIEGFDRLLRLDATQGMYASDEEEAVRALGTGDAVAAVLPLHAVERLRHEYADWLHYRHPDSGAPGLIRGVAMLFGAPQPETAMEFIEMVGGDVAAEVAVQTWWWPARGPLFEARLPDDHFLPGEPLMWFGRPAAVVAQLSIWVERWEDEVRGKGRNFY